In the Harmonia axyridis chromosome 3, icHarAxyr1.1, whole genome shotgun sequence genome, one interval contains:
- the LOC123676254 gene encoding 39S ribosomal protein L46, mitochondrial, whose amino-acid sequence MTNVIANLTSKLRFEYWKYNNNSSNMIISRSTKALLSICKIANSAKFTTSPGVTKEKWDLLAAVCVERKPVIIPELNKLEKEFKEYLADLELRNSLKNDMEIRNEAEMKQQELMKAGEDLDSDIILKQTVQDFIDASSEEASKFKLASRITDDDTTNNTKSLNRKLDKNLVLLINNKFGKDSFFTLPQAKWQAGETMRQTAERVLKETCGDSMKTQIQSNAPAGFYKYKYPKEIREKGSQGAKVFIYFARYQQGDITNKNLQYQWLDRNELCKTMPEKYCKSLQEMLIDE is encoded by the exons ATGACAAATGTCATTGCTAACTTAACCTCAAAATTACGATTTGAATATTGGAAATACAATAATAATTCTAGCAATATGATAATTTCAAGATCGACCAAAGCATTGCTATCAATATGTAAGATAGCAAATAGCG CGAAATTCACCACCTCACCTGGTGTGACTAAAGAAAAATGGGATTTGCTGGCAGCAGTATGTGTAGAAAGAAAACCTGTGATTATTCCCGAACTTAACAAATTAGAAAAAGAATTCAAGGAATATCTAGCAGATTTGGAATTGAGAAATAGCTTGAAAAATGATATGGAGATACGGAATGAAGCAGAAAT GAAGCAACAAGAATTGATGAAAGCAGGTGAAGATTTAGATAGTGATATAATCCTGAAACAAACTGTGCAAGATTTTATTGATGCATCTTCGGAGGAGGCATCTAAATTTAAATTAGCCAGTAGAATAACAG ATGATGACACTACAAACAATACCAAATCCCTGAATAGGAAATTAGACAAGAACTTGGTATTATTAATAAACAACAAATTTGGTAAAGATAGTTTTTTTACTTTACCCCAAGCAAAATGGCAAGCCGGAGAAACAATGAGACAG ACAGCAGAAAGAGTTTTAAAAGAAACATGTGGGGATAGTATGAAAACACAGATTCAAAGCAATGCGCCTGCTGGTTTCTACAAATATAAATATCCCAAAGAAATAAGAGAAAAGGGAAGTCAAGGGGCTAAG GTCTTTATATACTTTGCTCGTTATCAACAAGGAGACATTACAAATAAAAACCTACAGTATCAGTGGTTGGACAGAAATGAATTATGCAAAACAATGCCTGAAAAATACTGTAAAAGTTTACAAGAAATGTTGATAGATGAATag
- the LOC123676253 gene encoding serine/threonine-protein kinase mos yields MATPKSIKSIAVSLVKNGLSPRNTNFLEIPSPKFLGTSQNRLGSPISRKCLNFSQIQKIKRTKPLSVFDSKNPDLFFEEDVTIIKEKKGILINTPTKTDLMKNGLNDNGKLLDILGRGTFGTVVKGYYKNSLVAVKITRVNEMNPKPSDINAKDLSHENIVKVFYSYTKPSSEYAIIIMEYLDGARNLQFVLENGPILGELSKKKIIKQICLGLQYCHLNGILHLDVKPKNILVLPNQQCKLCDFGNSCRIEDKENYVYQGTIPYAAPELLRGMEPTEKSDVYSLGITIWQIEYRKSPYENWSSSKCLVYNVVKSNVRPEYEKNNQVITKLFLNCWKENPFSRLDLKEILEML; encoded by the exons atggctacaccaaaatcaataaaatctatAGCAGTATCTTTAGTAAAGAATGGCCTATCACCCAGGAATACAAATTTTTTAGAAATACCCTCACCAAAATTCTTAGGCACTTCTCAAAATCGTCTAGG ATCACCCATATCAAGGAAATGTTTGAATTTCTCgcaaatacaaaaaatcaaaagaactAAACCACTGAGCgtttttgattcgaaaaatccAGATTTATTTTTCGAGGAAGATGTAACGATAATTAAGGAAAAAAAAGGTATACTTATCAATACACCGACTAAAActgatttaatgaaaaatggttTAAACGATAATGGAAAACTGCTTGATATATTAGGAAGAGGTACCTTTGGTACGGTTGTGAAAGGCTATTATAAAA ATTCCCTGGTGGCtgtaaaaataacaagagtGAACGAAATGAATCCAAAACCATCTGATATCAACGCAAAAGATCTGTCACATGAAAATATCGTCAAAGTTTTTTATAGTTACACGAAACCAAGTTCAGAATACGCAATTATAATAATGGAGTATTTAGATGGAGCAAGAAACCTTCAGTTTGTTCTTGAAAATGGACCTATTTTAGGCGAgctatcaaagaaaaaaatcatcaaacaaaTATGTTTGGGGCTGCAGTATTGCCATTTAAACGGTATTTTACATCTGGATGTTAAACCGAAGAATATTTTGGTTCTTCCTAATCAACAATGCAAACTATGTGATTTCGGTAACTCCTGCAGGATTGAAGATAAGGAGAACTATGTTTATCAG ggAACTATTCCTTACGCAGCTCCTGAGCTACTTAGAGGTATGGAACCTACGGAAAAATCTGATGTATACTCACTAGGTATAACTATTTGGCAGATAGAGTACAGGAAAAGTCCATACGAAAATTGGAGTAGTTCAAAATGTTTAGTATATAAC gttgtGAAAAGTAATGTGCGACCAGAGTATGAAAAGAATAACCAAGTAATAACAAAACTTTTCCTAAACTGTTGGAAGGAAAATCCTTTTTCCAGGCTAGATTTAAAGGAAATCCTCGAGATGCTTTGA